Proteins encoded within one genomic window of Tindallia magadiensis:
- the lysA gene encoding diaminopimelate decarboxylase: MGTNYCFAGYDTVELAKTYGTPLYVLSEKMIRDKCRNIQENFLMKYEKSFAAYASKAFLTQAICKIIEEEGLGLDVVSGGELYTAIAAKFPMERVIFHGSNKSREELEMAVKHHVGRIIVDNEHELEILSAIAESMDSHANILFRLSPGIEGDTHKYIQTGQKDSKFGLPLNKKELHRIVKKTMANSRLTLLGFHFHLGSQLFENNIYMVGVQIVTDLIKALKNELGYNTEELNVGGGFGIKYTAEEEQTHEIGFYTDEIMKEVSRQFEKESWSQPRIIIEPGRWIIGEAGITLYTIGAIKEIEGIRKYASVDGGMPDNPRPALYQAKYEGVIANKWQEKTDQVTTIAGKCCESGDILIWDLPTPELESGDILVVKNTGAYNYSMASHYNKTPKAAVVLLSDEGSHVIVERETYQDLIRMERLPDYLVRKDT, translated from the coding sequence ATGGGAACCAATTATTGCTTTGCTGGTTATGACACCGTTGAATTGGCAAAAACCTACGGAACACCGCTTTATGTACTTTCAGAAAAGATGATTCGGGATAAATGCCGAAACATTCAAGAAAACTTTTTAATGAAATATGAGAAATCCTTTGCCGCTTACGCCAGTAAAGCCTTTCTCACCCAAGCCATATGCAAAATCATAGAAGAAGAAGGATTAGGCCTGGACGTGGTTTCTGGTGGAGAACTCTATACAGCAATTGCGGCTAAATTTCCGATGGAAAGAGTGATTTTTCACGGAAGCAACAAATCCAGAGAAGAACTGGAAATGGCCGTAAAACATCATGTTGGACGAATCATCGTGGATAATGAGCATGAATTAGAAATACTGTCCGCTATTGCCGAGAGCATGGATTCTCATGCCAATATTTTGTTTCGCCTATCTCCTGGAATTGAAGGAGATACCCATAAATACATTCAAACAGGTCAAAAAGATTCGAAATTCGGCCTGCCCCTCAACAAAAAAGAGTTGCATAGAATCGTAAAAAAAACCATGGCAAATAGTCGGCTGACATTACTCGGCTTTCATTTTCATTTAGGTTCACAGCTTTTTGAAAATAATATTTACATGGTGGGTGTTCAAATAGTAACGGACCTTATAAAAGCATTAAAAAACGAACTGGGCTATAACACAGAAGAATTAAATGTAGGCGGCGGATTTGGCATTAAGTATACCGCCGAAGAAGAACAGACCCATGAAATCGGCTTTTACACAGATGAAATCATGAAAGAAGTAAGCCGTCAATTTGAAAAAGAATCATGGAGTCAGCCAAGAATTATCATTGAGCCGGGAAGATGGATCATCGGCGAAGCTGGAATTACCCTGTATACCATTGGAGCAATTAAAGAGATTGAAGGCATTCGAAAATATGCCAGTGTGGATGGTGGAATGCCAGACAATCCAAGACCAGCACTTTATCAAGCCAAGTATGAGGGTGTTATCGCAAATAAATGGCAGGAAAAAACAGACCAAGTCACCACCATTGCAGGAAAATGTTGTGAAAGTGGGGATATTTTAATATGGGATTTACCTACGCCGGAATTGGAAAGTGGCGATATCCTTGTGGTGAAAAATACAGGAGCCTATAACTATTCGATGGCCAGTCATTATAATAAAACCCCAAAAGCAGCGGTAGTTCTTTTGAGTGATGAGGGAAGTCATGTTATTGTAGAGAGGGAAACCTATCAAGATTTAATCCGCATGGAACGCCTTCCCGATTATTTAGTTAGGAAGGATACGTAG
- a CDS encoding nucleoside recognition domain-containing protein: MINIVWFGFIAVGILYAAATGNIDAVTDAAINNANVAVELAIGLIGTMALWLGIMKIAEKAGLVKMLARGLKFVTKPLFPEVPPDHPAMGAIIMNMAANMLGLGNAATPLGLKAMQELQTLNPKKDTATNAMCTFLAINTSSITLIPASVIAIRSAADSANPTEIIGPVILATAASTAAAIIAVKLLQKLPRFQIDPKDFDDAQENVE; this comes from the coding sequence ATGATTAATATTGTTTGGTTTGGATTTATAGCCGTGGGTATTCTTTATGCGGCGGCAACGGGTAATATCGACGCTGTTACCGATGCCGCTATCAACAATGCTAATGTAGCTGTTGAACTAGCAATTGGACTAATTGGCACCATGGCATTATGGCTGGGGATTATGAAAATTGCCGAAAAAGCCGGCTTAGTGAAAATGCTAGCCAGAGGATTAAAATTTGTTACAAAACCTCTGTTTCCCGAAGTTCCACCAGATCATCCTGCAATGGGAGCCATTATTATGAACATGGCAGCCAATATGCTAGGCCTTGGGAATGCAGCGACCCCTTTAGGATTAAAAGCAATGCAGGAACTACAGACCTTAAACCCTAAAAAAGATACAGCAACCAATGCAATGTGCACCTTTCTTGCCATCAACACATCATCCATCACCCTTATTCCGGCTTCCGTCATTGCCATTCGATCAGCAGCCGATTCTGCAAATCCTACGGAAATCATTGGACCGGTGATTCTGGCCACGGCAGCATCTACCGCCGCCGCCATTATTGCGGTAAAACTACTACAAAAGTTACCGAGGTTTCAAATTGATCCGAAGGATTTTGATGACGCACAGGAAAACGTAGAATAA
- a CDS encoding spore maturation protein, whose product MFTNAIDIISRYAIPFILLVIPAVGFIKKVKVYEVFTEGAKEGFHTAVRIIPFLVAMLMSIGIFRASGAMDLLVDLVSPITGLIGMPGENLAHAMMRPLSGGGASGIMSELITTHGPDSFIGRLASVMQGSTETTFYVLAVYFGSVSIKNSRHALPAGLIADFVGIVTAVFVTRLMF is encoded by the coding sequence ATGTTTACGAATGCAATCGATATTATATCAAGGTATGCGATACCATTTATCTTATTAGTGATCCCTGCGGTAGGATTTATCAAAAAAGTAAAAGTGTATGAAGTGTTTACAGAAGGTGCAAAAGAAGGGTTTCATACCGCTGTTCGAATCATTCCTTTTTTGGTAGCTATGCTGATGTCTATCGGAATCTTTAGAGCTTCCGGGGCGATGGATCTTCTAGTGGATTTAGTAAGCCCTATCACCGGTTTAATTGGAATGCCCGGTGAAAACCTGGCCCACGCCATGATGCGTCCTTTATCTGGTGGCGGTGCTTCTGGAATAATGAGCGAACTCATTACTACCCACGGACCAGACTCCTTTATTGGCCGCCTAGCATCTGTTATGCAAGGATCAACAGAAACAACCTTTTACGTATTAGCCGTTTATTTCGGTTCTGTATCAATTAAAAATTCTCGACATGCACTTCCAGCCGGCCTTATTGCAGACTTTGTCGGAATTGTTACCGCTGTATTTGTTACTCGTCTGATGTTTTAA
- a CDS encoding S66 peptidase family protein has product MIKPKALKKGDTIGIVAPASAAKPEQKEKGKKTLEALGFTLVMGESCETKHGFLAAEDEVRAKDLNKMFEDPRIDGIICLRGGYGSSRILERLDQDMIRKNPKVLMGYSDITSIHLLLNQQLELITFHGPMLASDFSQGEEPFTIESFEKTCMQGEYTGTIQNPKGKAIECLVPGKAHGPLVGGNLAVVAASMGTPYEIHTKGKILFLEDVGEDTYKIDRMLTQLKLAGKLSEANGIIFGDFKGCDQSKHEEAQSLLTVLKDAVKDIKKPTIYNLQAGHCHPMITLPLGGMITLDAEKKTICLEEAGVEKHA; this is encoded by the coding sequence ATGATCAAGCCCAAAGCCCTTAAAAAAGGAGACACCATAGGCATTGTTGCTCCTGCCAGTGCCGCAAAACCGGAGCAAAAAGAAAAAGGGAAAAAAACCTTAGAAGCACTAGGCTTTACCCTTGTCATGGGCGAAAGCTGTGAAACAAAACATGGATTTTTAGCAGCTGAAGACGAAGTGCGAGCGAAGGATCTAAACAAAATGTTTGAAGATCCAAGGATTGATGGCATTATCTGCCTGCGGGGAGGTTATGGCTCTTCTCGTATTCTGGAAAGATTGGATCAGGACATGATTCGAAAAAACCCAAAAGTATTGATGGGCTATAGTGACATTACCTCCATCCATTTGTTGCTCAATCAACAATTAGAGCTGATCACCTTTCATGGCCCCATGCTTGCCTCCGACTTTTCTCAGGGAGAAGAACCCTTTACGATAGAATCCTTTGAAAAAACCTGTATGCAAGGAGAATACACAGGAACTATTCAAAACCCTAAAGGAAAAGCAATAGAGTGCCTAGTGCCAGGAAAAGCTCATGGGCCATTGGTAGGAGGAAACTTAGCCGTTGTGGCCGCCAGCATGGGAACGCCCTATGAAATCCATACCAAAGGAAAAATATTGTTCTTAGAAGATGTAGGAGAAGATACGTATAAAATTGACCGCATGCTTACCCAACTGAAACTGGCAGGAAAGCTGAGCGAAGCTAACGGCATTATTTTTGGAGACTTTAAGGGCTGTGATCAATCAAAGCATGAAGAAGCTCAAAGTCTGCTAACCGTGTTAAAGGATGCGGTAAAAGACATAAAGAAACCAACGATCTACAACCTTCAGGCAGGTCATTGCCATCCCATGATCACTTTGCCCCTGGGAGGAATGATCACCTTAGATGCGGAAAAGAAAACCATATGCCTGGAAGAAGCGGGAGTGGAAAAACATGCTTAA
- a CDS encoding M20 metallopeptidase family protein, with amino-acid sequence MLNTINWWDEIDAMDLWLRKIRQELHQWPELGTEEWQTNKKITTTLKEIGVEDIKTIAGTGVVALIAGKKPGKTIALRADMDALPIQEETKVTYASKHKGIMHACGHDAHMTILLGVAKALKKYEPYLKGNVKLMFQPAEETVGGAERMIAEGVLQNPEVDMVYGLHVAPELEVGTVGIRYGQMNASSDTIEIKIKGKNTHGAYPHRGVDAILIAGEMITGLQSIVSRNIDPRDSAVLSFGKIQGGSQGNIIADEVVLTGTLRTFDPEVRSRAKEKIIQMVQTLPKAFGGEGDISIEPGYSALINHKETTTIVENQAIKALGKENVQPIETPSLGVEDFSFFLQEKKGTFFRLGVGNREKGITAPGHSKEFNIDEDSLRIGVYLQIMNTLSSLEEIEQ; translated from the coding sequence ATGCTTAATACCATCAACTGGTGGGATGAAATTGACGCCATGGATCTTTGGCTACGAAAAATACGGCAGGAACTCCATCAATGGCCAGAATTAGGAACGGAAGAATGGCAGACCAATAAAAAAATCACCACAACGCTTAAAGAAATAGGGGTAGAAGATATTAAAACCATTGCCGGAACAGGGGTAGTGGCATTAATAGCTGGAAAGAAACCGGGAAAAACCATTGCCCTGAGAGCCGACATGGATGCTCTACCGATCCAGGAAGAAACCAAAGTGACCTACGCCTCAAAACATAAAGGAATAATGCACGCCTGCGGCCACGATGCCCATATGACCATCCTACTAGGCGTAGCAAAAGCATTGAAAAAATATGAGCCATACCTAAAAGGCAATGTAAAACTTATGTTTCAGCCAGCGGAAGAAACCGTCGGAGGTGCTGAGCGAATGATTGCAGAAGGCGTTTTGCAAAACCCAGAAGTAGATATGGTTTACGGATTACATGTGGCTCCGGAACTGGAAGTAGGGACCGTAGGAATTCGATACGGACAGATGAATGCTTCTTCGGACACCATAGAAATAAAAATAAAAGGAAAAAACACCCATGGAGCCTATCCGCATAGAGGGGTGGATGCCATTTTGATTGCCGGAGAAATGATCACAGGACTACAAAGCATTGTAAGCCGAAACATAGATCCAAGAGATTCGGCCGTGCTGAGCTTTGGTAAAATTCAGGGTGGTAGCCAAGGAAACATAATAGCTGATGAAGTAGTGCTGACCGGCACCCTAAGAACCTTTGATCCGGAAGTCCGAAGCAGGGCAAAAGAAAAAATCATACAAATGGTTCAAACCCTGCCCAAGGCATTTGGAGGAGAAGGCGATATTTCGATTGAACCGGGATATTCAGCGTTAATCAACCATAAAGAAACCACCACTATCGTTGAAAATCAGGCAATCAAAGCACTAGGAAAAGAAAACGTTCAACCAATAGAAACCCCAAGCTTAGGCGTAGAAGATTTTAGCTTTTTTCTGCAAGAAAAAAAAGGAACATTTTTCCGCTTAGGCGTGGGAAATAGGGAAAAAGGCATCACCGCCCCCGGACATTCCAAAGAATTTAATATTGATGAAGATAGTTTGCGTATTGGCGTGTACCTTCAAATTATGAACACCTTATCGTCCTTGGAGGAGATCGAGCAATGA
- a CDS encoding alpha/beta fold hydrolase: protein MGKKKGKSLLVFHGRNSTTAQNLLECKFLLDDFHVFAVDTIGHPGKSAEVCLSPNNYDYGIWVSDIITALGYDKMLCFGGSFGGGILSKTMCVSPEKIEKAVLLVPAGIKNAPAYKLLNMLFPMIMYWITKKETWLLKCILPMAISEKNIASDTYETAKCSIDHVKIKAGMPSDVNPEDMKNYKASTLVMAAEKDCLFPADLVLPQAKKIIADCTVYLITERGHMHYLTEAEKRMIVDFLHDN from the coding sequence ATTGGTAAGAAAAAAGGAAAGTCGTTACTTGTATTTCATGGCAGAAATTCTACTACAGCACAAAATCTTTTGGAATGTAAATTCCTTTTAGATGATTTTCATGTGTTTGCTGTTGATACAATTGGACACCCCGGTAAAAGTGCTGAAGTATGCCTGTCACCAAACAATTACGATTATGGTATATGGGTAAGTGATATTATTACTGCCTTAGGATATGATAAAATGCTATGTTTTGGAGGTTCATTTGGAGGCGGGATACTATCGAAAACTATGTGTGTTTCTCCAGAGAAAATTGAGAAGGCGGTATTGCTTGTCCCAGCAGGAATAAAAAATGCTCCTGCTTATAAGTTACTAAACATGCTGTTTCCTATGATAATGTATTGGATAACCAAAAAGGAAACTTGGTTATTGAAATGCATTCTTCCAATGGCTATTTCTGAAAAGAATATTGCATCTGATACATATGAAACAGCAAAATGTAGTATTGATCATGTAAAAATAAAAGCGGGTATGCCTAGTGATGTAAACCCTGAGGATATGAAGAATTATAAAGCTTCAACTTTGGTTATGGCTGCTGAAAAGGATTGTTTGTTCCCAGCAGACTTAGTTTTACCACAAGCCAAGAAAATTATTGCAGACTGTACTGTTTATTTAATAACAGAAAGAGGGCATATGCATTATTTAACAGAGGCCGAAAAACGTATGATTGTTGATTTTTTACATGATAACTGA
- a CDS encoding ORC-CDC6 family AAA ATPase: MFNVHDEGIKNTIEKLSNIIRAENIDNSNYVELYAGEEINKINNIKNQIIYGRRGTGKTHLLKALQETLVESFDKEAYLPIYIDLRKLLPLISDSENNPTYYAVIMFKYIIQEIIDSIIENISFICKLNEWEEKVFVGKIRTEVTELLKDLNYEFNGYSIKKIGDIQLSEEETKRLSGSLKLSLNPEGSLDAKKQSHKTVTSQETKYISFAEISNIVSKLPLKFHITRVFCLLDEWSEIPINVQPYLAELLKRGFITSKYTFKIAAITTRAKVGFKTENKYLGMEDGGDVFGFPLDNRYVFEINKQTTRDFFNELLYKHLSDISDEIKIEFRGDKLNRAKNNFINLYFANQALREILIASAGIPRDFINLFINAYDKFLLNNSGNKRIGVKDIRMATIDWYETDKKEEVDSNIYAKKLLEKIVNEIIIKKKKTHFLIPEKYSNEPHLQKLIDLRVVHLRKKGYSHKGVSGVSFNVYSVDYGCYTVLNIHQPKLDTDLISQIDIIDNFREIRRVALGDDFFNEFLLEVGEGFNCPFCNKPVNTNHLAYQKQGLCNNCFERLSNAS, encoded by the coding sequence GTGTTTAATGTACACGATGAAGGTATTAAAAATACTATTGAAAAATTGTCAAATATCATTAGAGCGGAAAACATTGATAATAGTAATTATGTTGAACTTTATGCTGGTGAAGAGATTAACAAAATAAATAATATTAAAAACCAGATAATTTATGGGCGCCGTGGTACAGGTAAGACTCATCTTTTAAAAGCATTACAAGAAACTTTGGTTGAGAGTTTTGATAAAGAAGCTTACTTGCCAATTTATATTGACTTAAGGAAATTACTCCCTTTAATATCGGATTCTGAAAATAATCCAACTTATTATGCAGTTATTATGTTTAAGTATATTATTCAGGAAATAATTGACTCAATAATTGAAAATATATCATTCATATGCAAGTTGAATGAGTGGGAGGAAAAAGTATTTGTTGGAAAAATTAGAACAGAAGTCACAGAACTACTAAAAGATTTGAATTATGAATTCAATGGATACTCTATAAAAAAAATAGGAGACATTCAGCTTAGTGAGGAGGAAACCAAAAGACTATCTGGATCGTTAAAACTAAGCTTAAATCCTGAAGGAAGTCTTGACGCAAAGAAACAGAGCCATAAGACAGTAACTTCTCAAGAGACAAAATATATTTCTTTCGCTGAAATTTCTAACATTGTATCTAAGCTGCCACTAAAGTTTCATATAACACGCGTGTTCTGTTTATTGGATGAGTGGTCTGAGATACCAATAAATGTACAACCTTATTTGGCTGAACTATTAAAACGAGGTTTTATAACTAGCAAATATACATTTAAGATAGCAGCTATTACAACTCGAGCAAAAGTGGGTTTCAAAACGGAAAACAAATATTTAGGAATGGAGGATGGAGGTGATGTTTTTGGTTTTCCACTCGATAATAGATATGTTTTTGAAATAAACAAACAGACTACAAGAGATTTCTTTAATGAATTACTATATAAACATTTGAGTGACATAAGTGATGAGATAAAAATTGAGTTCAGAGGTGACAAACTCAACAGAGCCAAAAACAACTTCATAAATCTTTACTTCGCTAACCAAGCTCTTAGAGAGATATTAATAGCTTCAGCTGGAATACCAAGAGATTTTATAAATCTATTTATAAATGCCTATGATAAATTTTTACTAAACAATAGTGGAAATAAAAGAATAGGTGTAAAAGACATTAGAATGGCAACAATCGATTGGTATGAAACAGACAAGAAGGAAGAGGTAGATAGTAACATTTACGCAAAAAAGTTACTCGAAAAAATAGTAAATGAGATAATTATAAAGAAGAAAAAAACACACTTCCTTATACCAGAAAAGTACAGTAATGAGCCACACTTGCAAAAGTTAATAGACTTAAGGGTTGTGCACTTAAGAAAGAAAGGATATTCTCATAAAGGTGTCAGTGGTGTATCTTTTAATGTTTATTCTGTAGATTACGGCTGTTATACAGTATTAAATATACACCAACCTAAGCTAGATACCGACTTAATATCTCAAATTGATATAATTGATAACTTTAGAGAGATTCGAAGAGTAGCTTTGGGAGATGATTTTTTTAATGAGTTTTTGCTTGAAGTAGGAGAAGGATTTAATTGCCCATTTTGCAACAAGCCTGTTAATACAAACCACCTAGCTTACCAAAAGCAGGGGCTATGCAATAATTGCTTTGAAAGACTTAGTAACGCCAGCTAA
- a CDS encoding phospholipase D-like domain-containing protein, with amino-acid sequence MSDKKYLKTMIEVVKYEDYDNKSELLSILRNSEITYSSAGTTFATRSYQRYENVDLRVPVPMLKRAKELKKTLESIAASIYVETDEYDFGSLLIKPRIVEDEEYDFKEHDVVFDEIQDTIIQGIRNAKHLIWVAVAWFTDKVIYEELVKRKNGGLNIRVIISDDKGNSTLESELVKSFDTKKIPKSGYWGNNSMHDKFCIIDLEYVMHGSYNWSKNAQYNNETLATALDRDFVCKFADEFNKLYKSV; translated from the coding sequence ATGAGCGATAAAAAATACTTAAAAACTATGATAGAAGTCGTAAAATATGAAGATTATGATAACAAGAGCGAATTGTTGTCTATATTAAGAAATTCTGAAATAACTTACAGTTCTGCTGGTACAACATTTGCAACTAGAAGTTATCAAAGATATGAAAACGTAGATTTGAGAGTACCTGTTCCAATGCTTAAAAGGGCTAAGGAACTAAAGAAAACTTTGGAGAGCATTGCTGCATCTATCTATGTTGAAACAGATGAATATGATTTTGGTAGCTTGCTAATAAAGCCTAGAATTGTTGAAGATGAGGAATATGATTTTAAAGAACACGATGTAGTGTTTGATGAGATTCAAGATACGATTATACAAGGAATAAGAAATGCTAAACATCTAATTTGGGTTGCAGTAGCTTGGTTTACAGATAAGGTGATTTACGAGGAATTAGTAAAGAGGAAAAATGGTGGGTTAAATATAAGAGTCATTATTTCTGATGATAAAGGTAATAGCACTTTAGAGTCAGAATTAGTTAAATCGTTTGATACCAAGAAAATTCCTAAATCAGGGTATTGGGGGAATAACTCTATGCATGATAAGTTTTGTATTATTGATTTAGAATATGTTATGCATGGTTCATATAATTGGAGTAAAAATGCTCAGTATAATAATGAAACGCTGGCAACAGCTTTAGATCGTGATTTTGTATGTAAATTTGCTGACGAATTTAACAAGTTATATAAGTCTGTATAA